The Bacteroidales bacterium genome includes the window AACAACTTTTACGAACAAAATGGAATCAAAATAGTCCTTGGAACAATGATTGCCCTGTAGATAGTGATGGGCCAGGCGAGCATGTTTATGCCGGTTGTACAGCTACTGCTATGGCTCAAATAATGAAATACTGGCATTCTACAATCACCGGAGAAGGTTTTCATAGTTATTCTTGCCCTCCATATGGTACGTTATCAGCAAATTTCGGGAATACAACTTATGATTGGAATTCTATGGATAATACTACTTGCGGAGATGAAATTCAAGAACTTCTAAAACATTGTGGTGTTTCGGTTGATATGGAATATGGACCAGATAGGTCTTCAGCGCCGATATCAGATGCTTGTTCTTCTTTTAAAGATTATTTCAGGTTTAAAGATCATGCTACTTATAAAACTAGAATTAGTATGGATTATTGGGAATGGGTAGATAAAATTAAAGAAAATTTAAAAGATGGAATTCCTTTACTCTATAAGGGCGGTGATGCAGAAAGTTCTCATGCTTTTGTTCTAGATGGATATGAAAGTAGCACCAATAAATATCACTTTAATTTTGGATGGAGTGGATCAGGTGATGGTTATTACACTTTGTGGGATGATTTAACACCGAATGGTCATAATTATAATTCAGGACAAGCTGCAATTTTTGATTTAGAACCTGACGAAATTAAGTTTACCTTCAATCTATCAAAAGGATGGAATTTTATATCTATGCCTGTAATGCCGGAAAATACAAATCCTGTTGATATTTTTAATATGACTAATCTTGAGGCATTTGAACATTATTCAAATGGCAGTTGGAATCCTTCACCACCATGGGGAATTCCGGTAGAACCTTATAAGGGTTATCTCTTAAGTAAAGTTGAATCATGCGATATAGTTGTTACCGGTGCCCCCGTAGCACACATCAGTGAGAGTGAGCTTATTGCAAGTTGCATCGAAGGTTGGAATATGGTAGGCCCCGGCTATCACACAACAACAATAAACGGGCAATATTATATATACAGATATGAAAACGGTTTTAAAATAGTTTCAATACCGGCAGTTTTAGAACCGGGTGTAGGTTACTATCTTTTAAAACCGGGAAAGGGAATAAGTAAAACACCACCGTCTGTACCTTCTGATTTATTTTTAAGTAATGAAGAAAAACTTTTTTCATCTGCAGATCATTTGAGTAGTTATCCAAATCCTTTTACTAATGAGGTAACTGTCAACTATGCTGTTACTTCAGCAGGTAATGTTAATCTGAAAATCTATAATATTACAGGTCAATTAGTTAAAACTTTGGTAAATGAATCTAAATCTAACGGAACTTATAACGTAAAATGGGATGCAAACGACAGCAACGGCAATAAAATGCCAAACGGTACATATTTCATCCGTATGCAAACCGGAGATAATATACAAACAAATAAAGTTGTATTAATGCGATGATTGTAGTATTAGTTATCAATTAAAAGGAAAAATGCCGTATCTTTTTTGATACGGCATTTTTTTGATACGGCATTTTTTTGTTTTTCCGGTTGAGACACCTCCGGAACTTATTTTTTTTTTTATTATTTCAAAATTATTTTTCTGCAACAGATAAAATTATGATATGTCCGGATTTTTGTGTTTGTATTTTCAAAAACATACCAAAATTACCCCCTAAAAATACAAAAATATCAATTAAAAAAGCACTTTTTTCAGCTTTTAAAATATTTTAAATAAATAACGCCCACATTATTATATATCAGTGGCTTATACCCCTAATTTATATGTCCGGATTAATTAATCCGGACACATTTTATTTGCTTTTATTTAAATTTTATATAATTTTTGTTTTGTTGTTTTTATTAACCTATAGGAAAATACGTATTTAATATTAACAACAATAATTTTATTGTATTTATTAATTAAAAAATTGGAGGAAAATAAAATGGTACACAAAAAAAGTGTTTTAACAACAGTATTATTTTTTCTGTTTGTTTCAATGATGTTTGCAGCACCAATTTCAAAAAAAACTGCAGAACAGGCGGCATTAAATTGGATGAGTTATTATTCCGGAAAAAGTGTAGATAATATCACTGTTAAAAATGTGGTAACTACAGAATATGAAGACAGTAATGTTCTTTATACTTTTACTTTCAAAGAAGGCGGTTTTGTAATAGTTGCCGGTGATGATCAAGCATATCCTATACTCGGTTATGATACAGAATCTAAAGCCGATACAAAAGATATGCCTGTTCAAATGAATGATTGGATTGATCAATACAGTAAAGAAATCAATCAAATCCGGATTGAAAAATTAACGGACAAAGATGCAGAACAAGAATGGAAAAATATTTTGAATAATAATTTTTCTGCTTATGAAAAAGATAAATATCAATACGGGCCGCTTATCTCAGCTATGTGGCATCAAAAAAAGCAAAGTTCTTCAAAATTCTGGAATAAATTATGTCCTTATGATTCTGACGGACCGGGTGATCGTGCTTATGCCGGCTGCGTTGCAGTAGCAATGGCACAGGTAATGAAAATGTGGAATCATCCTTCTCAAGGTTATGGCTCACATGGTTATACACATAGTGATTATGGTTATCTTTATGCATATTTTAATTGGACTTATTATAATTTTTCAACTATGTCAAATACATCAGCAAATTACGATGTACAAAGACTTTTATACCATTGTGGCATTTCTGTAGATATGGGTTACGGACCGGATTGTTCCGGAGCATATATGTCTAAAGTAGATGATGCTTTTGAAGATTATTTCAGATACAGTACTTCAGCAAAATACAAAAAAAAGAGCAGTTACTCGGATGACTATTGGAAATCAATGATCAGAAGTGATGTATCTTATGGGAAGCCATTAGTTTACAGTGGAGGAGATCATGCTTTTAATCTTGACGGAGCAAAAACTAATGATTATTTTCATTTCAATTTTGGATGGAACGGATGGTGGAACGGTTGGTTTAAGTTAAGCAGTATCAAACCTGCTTATGGTTGGTATAATTTCACTTCCGGGCAGGACGGTATTTTTGAAATTAAACCTGATTCCAAAGGTGAAGAAAAATCTGAAATCGCTGAAAATGAAATTCTTCAAGATATGGATTTAGTTCAAATCTATCCAAATCCTTTCTGCACAGAAACTACAATAAGCTATACTTTACCCAGAGCAGGTAATGTAAACTTGGAAATTTACAGTATTACGGGACAACTTGTATATACACTTGTAAACGGTCAAAAATCTGCCAGACAACACACTATACAATGGGATGCAAACGATACCAACGGCAATAAAATGCCAAACGGTACATATTTCATACGTATGCAAACCGAAGATAATACACAAACAACCAAGCTTGTATTAATGCGATAATTGTAGTATTAGTTATTAAAACAGAAAATGCCGTATTTAAAAGATACGGCATTTTTTCTGTTTTTCCTGTTGAGAAACCACAATAACATATTTCTTGCAGCCTTCAATTTTTATAAAATAAAATTATAGACAGAGATACAAAGAAATTGTAACGATATAATTATTTTTTTCTGATGTAATATTACACATTTTCTAAAAAATTTACATCAAATTTTGAACTTAATTTTTCAAAAACACACCGAAATTACCCCTTCAAAATTCAAAAATATCATTTAAAAAGGTACTTTTTTCAGCTTTTAAAATATTTTAAAAAAATAACGCACACATTGTTATATATCAGTGGCTTATACCCCTAATTTATATGTCCTGATTAATTAATCCGGACACATTTCATTTGCTTTTATTAATATCTTATATAATATTTGTTTTGTTGTTTTTATTAACCTATAGGAAAATACGTATTTAATATTAACAACAATAATTTTATTGTATTTATTAATTAAAAAATTGGAGGAAAATAAAATGGTACACAAAAAAAGTGTTTTAACAACAGTATTATTTTTTCTGTTTGTTTCAATGATGTTTGCAGCACCAATTTCAAAAAAAACTGCAGAACAGGCGGCATTAAATTGGATGAGTTATTATTCCGGAAAAAGTGTAGATAATATCACTGTTAAAAATGTGGTAACTACAGAATATGAAGACAATAATGTTCTTTATATTTTCACTTTCAAAGAAGGTGGTTTTGTTATAGTTGCCGGTGATGATCAAGCATATCCTATACTCGGTTATGATACGGAATCTAAAGCCGATATGAAAGATATGCCTGTTCAAATGAATGATTGGATAGATCAATACAGTAAAGAAATTAATCAAATCCGGATTGAAAATTTTACTGACAAAAATGCAAATTCGGAATGGAAAAATATCTTGAATAATGATTTTTCTGCTTATGAAACCGATAAATGGCAATATGGCCCTTTTATTTCTGCTGAATGGAATCAAGGTTCTTCATGGAATGAACTATGCCCGTATGATTCTGACGGACCGGGTGATCACGCTTATGCAGGATGTGTTGCCGTAGCTATGGCACAGGTAATGAAAACATGGAATCATCCTTCTTACGGAAGCGGTTCACATGGTTATTATTGCGATTATGGCTGGCTGTCTGCCAATTTTTACTATAACTATTATTTTTCCGGTATGTCAAATTATTCTGCGAATTACTATTCAAGAAGACTTTTGCTTCACTGTGGTATTGCCGTAGATATGGACTACGGACCTGATGGTTCCGGAGCATCTATGTCTAGAGTTGATGATGCTTTTGAAGATTATTTCAGATACAGTACTTCAGCAAAATACAGGCAAAAAATATATCACACTTCCGGCGGGTGGAATTCTTTGATTATGACAGAAATGTATAACAGCAGGCCTTTAGTTTACAGAGGAACTGATAGTTTTTGGAACGGTGGTCATGCTTTTAATCTTGACGGCGCTAAAACAAATGATTATTTCCATTTCAATTTTGGATGGAGCGGAAGCTGGGACGGTTGGTTTAAATTAAGCAGCATCAACCCCGGTGGTTCAAATTATACTAAATATCAGGCCGGTATTTTTGAAATTAGACCTAATTCCAAAGGTGAAGAAAAATCTGATAATGGTGAAGAAAAATCTGAAATCGCAGAAAATGAAATTCTTCAAGATATAGATTTAATTCAGATCTATCCAAATCCTTTCAGCACAGAAACTACAATAAGCTATACTTTACCCAGAGCAGGTAATGTAAACTTGGAAATTTACAGTATTACGGGACAACTTGTATATACACTTGTAAACGGTAAAAAATCAGCCGGACAACACACTATACAATGGGATGCAAACGACAGCAACGGCAATAAAATGCCAAACGGTACATATTTTATCCGTTTGCAAACCGAAGATAATACAAAAACAACCAAAGTTGTATTAATGCAATAATTGTAGTATTCGTTATTAAAAGGAAGAATGCCGTATTTAAAAGATACGGCATTTTTTCTGTTTTCCTGTTAAGAAACCACAATAACAAATTTCTTGCAACCTTCAATTATTATAAAATAAAATTATTGACAGAGATACAAAGAAATTGTAACGATATAATTAATTTTTCCTGAAGTAATATTATACATTTTTTTAAATTTTACATCAAAATTTGAATTTAAATTTTCAAAAACACACCGAAATTACCCCTTCAAAATACAAAAATTTCATCAAAAAAAGGGCTTTTTTCGGTCTTTAAAATATTTTAGATAAATTACGCACAGAGCATTGTATATCAGCGTCTTATACCCCATGTTTATATGTCCTGATTAATTAATCCGGACACATTTTATTTGCTTT containing:
- a CDS encoding C10 family peptidase, which produces MVHKKSVLTTVLFFLFVSMMFAAPISKKTAEQAALNWMSYYSGKSVDNITIKNVTSTEYKGSNVLYTFTFKEGGFVIVAGDDQAYPILAYSTKSFIGEEPNPGAKYWLDLYSKQIHLIKTKKLTNQEAQTEWRNILNKDFSQYNNNKDSTYPEQLLRTKWNQNSPWNNDCPVDSDGPGEHVYAGCTATAMAQIMKYWHSTITGEGFHSYSCPPYGTLSANFGNTTYDWNSMDNTTCGDEIQELLKHCGVSVDMEYGPDRSSAPISDACSSFKDYFRFKDHATYKTRISMDYWEWVDKIKENLKDGIPLLYKGGDAESSHAFVLDGYESSTNKYHFNFGWSGSGDGYYTLWDDLTPNGHNYNSGQAAIFDLEPDEIKFTFNLSKGWNFISMPVMPENTNPVDIFNMTNLEAFEHYSNGSWNPSPPWGIPVEPYKGYLLSKVESCDIVVTGAPVAHISESELIASCIEGWNMVGPGYHTTTINGQYYIYRYENGFKIVSIPAVLEPGVGYYLLKPGKGISKTPPSVPSDLFLSNEEKLFSSADHLSSYPNPFTNEVTVNYAVTSAGNVNLKIYNITGQLVKTLVNESKSNGTYNVKWDANDSNGNKMPNGTYFIRMQTGDNIQTNKVVLMR
- a CDS encoding C10 family peptidase — its product is MVHKKSVLTTVLFFLFVSMMFAAPISKKTAEQAALNWMSYYSGKSVDNITVKNVVTTEYEDSNVLYTFTFKEGGFVIVAGDDQAYPILGYDTESKADTKDMPVQMNDWIDQYSKEINQIRIEKLTDKDAEQEWKNILNNNFSAYEKDKYQYGPLISAMWHQKKQSSSKFWNKLCPYDSDGPGDRAYAGCVAVAMAQVMKMWNHPSQGYGSHGYTHSDYGYLYAYFNWTYYNFSTMSNTSANYDVQRLLYHCGISVDMGYGPDCSGAYMSKVDDAFEDYFRYSTSAKYKKKSSYSDDYWKSMIRSDVSYGKPLVYSGGDHAFNLDGAKTNDYFHFNFGWNGWWNGWFKLSSIKPAYGWYNFTSGQDGIFEIKPDSKGEEKSEIAENEILQDMDLVQIYPNPFCTETTISYTLPRAGNVNLEIYSITGQLVYTLVNGQKSARQHTIQWDANDTNGNKMPNGTYFIRMQTEDNTQTTKLVLMR
- a CDS encoding C10 family peptidase, with the translated sequence MVHKKSVLTTVLFFLFVSMMFAAPISKKTAEQAALNWMSYYSGKSVDNITVKNVVTTEYEDNNVLYIFTFKEGGFVIVAGDDQAYPILGYDTESKADMKDMPVQMNDWIDQYSKEINQIRIENFTDKNANSEWKNILNNDFSAYETDKWQYGPFISAEWNQGSSWNELCPYDSDGPGDHAYAGCVAVAMAQVMKTWNHPSYGSGSHGYYCDYGWLSANFYYNYYFSGMSNYSANYYSRRLLLHCGIAVDMDYGPDGSGASMSRVDDAFEDYFRYSTSAKYRQKIYHTSGGWNSLIMTEMYNSRPLVYRGTDSFWNGGHAFNLDGAKTNDYFHFNFGWSGSWDGWFKLSSINPGGSNYTKYQAGIFEIRPNSKGEEKSDNGEEKSEIAENEILQDIDLIQIYPNPFSTETTISYTLPRAGNVNLEIYSITGQLVYTLVNGKKSAGQHTIQWDANDSNGNKMPNGTYFIRLQTEDNTKTTKVVLMQ